Below is a window of Mycobacteriales bacterium DNA.
TCGCCGTCGACGTCCGCGCTCTCCTCGGGCGGGCGCAGGCCGTGGCCCGCGGCGACCCGCCAGCAGCCGCCCTCGGGGAGCAGCAACGCCGCCGCGTCGGCGGCCGTGCGCCCGGCCAGCGCGTCGACCGCCTGCGCGGCGCAGCCGGCGACGCCGGTCAGCTCGTGGGCGCGTTCGGTGAGCGCCGCGACCAGCTCCATCACGTCCCGCTCGGGCTCCGGCCCGGGGGCCGGCTGCGGCTCGGCCTCGGGCTCCGGCTCCGGCTCGGGCTCCGGCTGCGGCAGCGGGAGCAGGTCGTCCGGCACGCGCACCCGCGGCACGACCGGCGGGCCCTCGTGCGGCACCAGCGAGCCGCTGTCGCTGATCGTCATGCCGATGCTGGCGGCGACCGCGCTGAGCAGCTCCGTCTCGTTCGCGGGGGGCGGCGGCAGCGTCACCGGGCCGGCGTCGAGCAGCGCCCCCAGCGCCTCGACCAGCCCAGGCAGCGAGATCGGCAACGGCAGCACGCGCGCCGCCGGCCCGACGTGCTCGGCGGTCGTCTCCCAGCCGGGGGAGGAGTTCGAGACGAGCAGCACCGGCACGCCGGTGCCCTCCGCGCGCAGCCGCTGCACGGCCGACTCGGCGGCGACCGCGTCGGAGAGCTCCAGCACCACCGCGTCGGCGATCCGCGCGTCGCGGGTCCAGTCGCCGTGCCGGTCCGGGCGCACGTCGGTCACCTCGTGACCCTGGTGGCGCAGGCCCATGCCGAGGGCGGGGTTGCGGGAGACGACGACGACGGCGGCCATCAGACGAAGTTCTCCACGATGCTGATCGCGGCGGGGCCGATGACCACCACGAACAGCACCGGCAGGATGCAGAAGATCAGCGGGAACAGGATCTTCACCGGCACCTTCTGTGCCTGCTCCTCCGCGCGCTGCGTGCGCTTGATGCGCATCTCGCGCGCCTGCACCCGCAGCACGTTGGCGATCGGGATGCCGAACACGTCGGCCTGGATCATCGCGGTGACGAAGTTGCGCAGGTCGGCGACGTTGGTGCGCTCGGACAGCGCGCGGAACGCGTCGGCGCGGCCGAGGCCGATCTGCATCTCCTGGAGCACGCGGAAGAACTCCTCGGCGAGCGGCCCCTCGGTGTTGCGCGCGACCTGCGCGAGCGCCGAGTCGAAGCCGAGGCCCGCCTCGACGGAGATCGTGAGCAGGTCGAGCGCGTCGGGGAGGGTGCGCTGGATCTGCTCGGAACGCTCGTACGCACGCTGGTAGAGCCACAGGTCCGGCGCGAAGTAGCCGAGGACGCCGAGCACCACCGCGAGCCCGATCGCCGGCAGCGCGCTGCCGCCGAGCGCCAGCGGCAGGAAGAAGCCGAACGTCCCCAGCGCCAGCAGCCCCAGCGCCTTGAACGCCAGCACCCGGTCGGCGTCCCAGCGCGGCGGCGAGCCGGCCACCTCCAGCTTGTGCCGGAAGCGTTCGGCCTGGCCGCCCGGGGTCAGCCGCCGGCCGAGGCCGGTGAGGCGGTGCAGCGTCGGCGTGAGGACGCGGTCGCCGAAGTCCGGCTGCGCCTCGCGGCGCATCGACTCCGGAACGGCTTCGAGCGCGCGGACGGCGGCGAGCGAGCGGTTGACCTGCGCGCGCTCGGAGGTGAGCGCGCCGACGGTCGCGAGCATCAGCGCCAGCGACACGAAGATCGCGCCGAGCCCGAGGACGAGCATCGCGTGGTCGCCCATCAGACCTCCACCTTGACGACCTTGCGCAGCCAGAACACGCCCGCGACGAACAGCAGCGCGCCGGTCCCGATCATCGCGAGGCCGAGCTCGGTCGTGAACAACGGCTTGATGTACTCCGGGCGGACCAGCACGAGGTACAGCGCGAAGATCGGCGGCAGGCCGCCGAGCACCCAGGCGGAGAGCCGGCCCTCGGCGGAGAGCACGCGCACCTGGCGGCGCACGCGTTCGCGCTCGCGCATCGTGTTGGCGACCGTCGTCAGCACCTCGGCGAGGTTGCCGCCGACCTCGCGCTGGATGCGGATCGCCATGACGACCCAGGCGAAGTCCTTGCTGTCCATGCGGGCCGCGATGTTGTCGAGCGCGTCCTCGATCGGCACGCCGAGGCGGCTCTCGATGATGGCCCGGCTGAACTCGCCGGCGATCGGCTGCGACCCCTCGCGGACCACGGCGTCGATCGCCTGCGGCAGCGAGTAGCCGGCCGACAGGCTGCCGGCGAGGAGCTGCATGGTGTCCGGCATCTGCGTCATGAACGCGTTGCCGCGCCGGGACGCCTTGAGCTTCAGGTAGAGGTACGGCAGCGCGAAGCCGAGGATCAGGCCGCAGAGCGTCGGCAGCGCCCGGCCGCCGGTGAGCAGCAGGAACAGCAGCGCCAGCCCGAACGTCGCGCCCGCGTGGATGAGCAGCCACTCGGCCGGCTTCAGCGCGCTGCCGCCGCGTTCCAGCGCCCGCGCCAGCCGCGACTCCAGGTCGCGCTGCCGGACGACGCGCCCGGCCAGCTCGACCGCGGACCGCGCGACGCCGCTGTCGCCGAGCGCGGTCGGCTCCGGCGCCTCCTTCGCCGCCCGGCCGGTGAGCGTGTAGAGCGACAGGCGGCGGCGCATCCGGCCGGACTGCCGGTCGCCGCCGACCGAGCCGAACGCCAGCGCGAACATCACCAGCAGCCCCGCGAACAGCGCCCCCAGCGCGATCCACAGGACGGTCCGGCTGCCGAACGCGCCCGCGTCGGTGCTCACCGGCGGCGCCGTCGGCGGCCCCTCGGTCACCGGCGCCGCCGGCACCGTGGCCAGCGCCTCGTCGGTGAGGTCGGCGCTGCCCGCGCGCGCGGACACCGCGATCGTCACCGGGCCGACGACCGTGTCGGGCAGCGTCGCCGTGACGACGAGCTGATTGGACAGGGCGCGCGCGGTCGCGCGGAACGCCGCACCCACGTCGCCGGCGCGGGCCGCCGCGACGAGCCGGCCGCTGCCGGCCTGCGCGATCCGGCCGAGCACGGGTGCGGTCTCCGCCGTCTGGAACGCCACCGTGTCGACGGTCGCGCCGGACGCCTTCGCCGTGGCGAGCACCGTGGCGAGCGTCGCCCTGCTGCGGGTGTCGCCGCCGTCGCTGAGCACCAGCGCGCTGCGTGCGCCGGCCTTGCCGAGCTCGCGCAGCCCGAGCAGCACGCCGTCGTAGAGCGACGTCTCGCCCGCCGGCTGCAACGCCGCGATCGCGCGGCGCAGCGCCTCGCGGTCGGTCGTGGGGGGCACCCGGACGACGGCCCGGTCGGAGAACGTCACCAGCCCGACGCGCACGTCCTTCGGCACCGCGCTCAGGAAGGCGAGGCCGGCGGTCTTCGCGCCGGTGATGCCCTCGCCCTTCATGCTGCCGCTCGTGTCGATGACCAGCTCGGCGCGGCGCTCGACCGCCTCGCCGGTGAGGCGTTCGGCGGTGGCCTCGACGGCGTTGCCGTCGACCGTCACGTGGACCGAGGCGGGGTCGACGGTGACGCCGTCGGGCAGCGACCCGGCGGAGAAGACGAGCTTCACGGTGCCGTGGTCGGCGTCGATCTGGGTGATGCGGCCGCCGGCCGCCCACGCCGGGACCGCCGCGGTCGCGACGGCGAGCGCCGCCAGCGGGGCGGCGAGCCAGGCGCGAGCCCTCATCGGCTGAACTTCTCGAAGGCGAACACCTTCGGGTCGACGACCACCCCCGCGTCGGCGAGCTTGTCGAGGAACTTCGGCCGCAGGCCGGTCGACTTCAGAACGCCCTTGCTGCGGCTGTTCTCGTCGAAGCCCATGCCGTGGTCGAACAGGAAGATGTCCTGGAGCGTGATGACGTCGCCCTCCATGCCGACGACCTCGGTCACGTGGGTGATGCGCCGGGTGCCGTCCTTGAACCGCGTCTGGTGCACGATCAGGTCGATCGCGTTGGACACCTGCTCGCGGATCGCGCGGACCGGCAGATCGAGGCCCGCCATCAGCACCATCGTCTCCAGGCGGGACAGCGCGTCGCGCGGGCTGTTCGCGTGGATGGTGCAGATCGAGCCGTCGTGGCCGGTGTTCATCGCCTGGAGCATGTCCAGCGCGGCGGCGTCGCGGACCTCGCCGACGACGATGCGGTCGGGGCGCATGCGCAGCGAGTTGCGGACCAGGTCGCGGATGGTCACCTCGCCGCGGCCCTCGATGTTCGGCGGGCGCGCCTCGAGCCGCAGCACGTGCTCCTGGTCGAGCTGGAGCTCGGCGGCGTCCTCGATGGTGACGATCCGCTCGTCCTCCGGGATGAACGACGACAGCATGTTCAGCGTCGTCGTCTTGCCGGCGCCGGTGCCGCCGGAGACCAGGACGTTGAGGCGGCCGCTCACGCAGGAGGCGAGGAACTCCGCGACGATGCGGTTCATCGTGCCGAAGCCGACGAGGTCGTCCACGCGGTACGGGTCGGCCGAGAACTTGCGGATCGTCAGCAGCGAGCCGTCCAGCGCCAGCGGCGGGATGATCGCGTTGACGCGGGAGCCGTCGGGGAGGCGGGCGTCGACCATCGGGCTCGACTCGTCCACGCGCCGGCCGACCCGGCCGACGATCTTCTCGATGGTGCGGCGCAGGTGCGCGTCGTCGGCGAAGCCGCCCTCGACCGGGTACAGCTTGCCGGCTCGCTCGATGTAGATGGAGTCCGGGCCGTTGACCATGACCTCGGTGACGTCCGGGTCGCGCAGGAACGGCTCCAGCGGGCCGTAGCCGAGGATGTCGTCGGCGATGTCCTGCGCGATGCGCGTGCGGTCGCTGGTGGTGAGCGGCGTCTCCTCGTGCCGCAGCACCTCCTGGAGCGTCTGGCGGACCTTCGTCTCCAGCTCGCTCTGCGTCATCCGCGCGTCGTAGAGCGTCGGCCCGAGGTTCTCGAGCAGCGTCTGGTGGACGGTGCGCTTCACGTCCGCGAACGGGTCGACGTGCCGCTGGCGCTGCCGGGTCTGGCCGCCGGTGACCGTCGCCTGCTGCTCCGGCTCCGGCTGCTTGGTCTTCTTCGCCTGGGCGAGGCGGTCGGCGAGGCTCACGTTGACTTCTCCCTGCGGCGCAGGCCGAAGCGCCGGTTGTCGGTACGCATGGACGCGGGCAGCGGCTTGGCCGTCACGCCGGCCGCCACCTCCTTCTCGGCGAACGCCCGGATCGCCTGGGACACCGGGTGACCCGGCTCGTCCAGCACGATCGGGACGCCGCGGTTGATCGAGGCGGGGACCGAGCGCGACGACGGGATCTGCACCGAGATCGGCACTCGCAGCGTCTTCTCGACCTCGCCGAGCTGGAGCCCCACCTTCGAGTCCGCGCGGTTGAGCACGATCCGCCACTTGTCGCGCGGGTAGTTGAGCAGGTCCAGCGTCTCCAGCGTCAGCTTGAGGTTCTTCAGCGCCGGGATGTCCAGCGTCGCGAGCAGCGCCACGAAGTCGCTCTCGTCGAACGCCGCCAGCACGTGGTCGGTGAACGCCGGCGGCGTGTCCACGACGACGAAGTCGAACATCTGCTTGAGCACCCGCAGCACCCGCCCGACGAGCGGCGCCGGGATCGACTCGGCCGCGCCCGGCTCGACCGGCGCGACCAGCGTCGTCAGCCCGGGGGAGTGCGGCGTCAGCAGCGCGGCGACCGCCTGCTCGTCCAGCGAGTCCATCATCGGCACCGCGTCGGAGAGCGTGTGCGCCGGGAAGAGCTGCAACGCGATCGCCACGTCGCCGAACGCCAGGTCCAGGTCGACCAGGCAGACGTTGCGCTTGCCGCCGTCGGCGAGCGCGGCGGCGAGGTTGGTGGACACCGTCGTCTTGCCGGCGCCGCCCTTCGCCGAGAACACCGTGACCAGCCGCCCCGTCGGCCCCGACTCCGGCGTGGTCGCGGTCAGGCCCGCCTGCTCGCGGAGGGCGTTGGAGAAGTCCACGGCCCGCTGCACGGCGCTCTGGATGCCGGGCAGGTCGCGCTCCTTGACGACCTCCCGCACGCCCGCCCGCAGCGCCTCGGTCAGCGTCGCCGTGTCCATCCGCGGCCGCACCAGCACGACGCCGAGCGCCGGCCGGCTCAGCCGCATCGAGTCGGCCAGCGCGAGCGCCGCGTCGAGGTCGACGTGCGGCCCGATCAGCACGACGGAGACGTCGGGCGTCTCGCTGAGCAGCCGGGCGGCCGTGTCGAGGTCGGGCACCACGGCGGCACCCGAGCCCGCGGCACCGCGCAGCGCCTCCTGGGAGAGCGCGTCCGGCTCGACGACGACGATCAACGAAGCTCCTTAGCTGAACAGGTTGCGGGCGTCGGTGCCCGGGCCGGGAGCCACCTTCGAGTCCTTCGAGAGCAGCGCGAAGTACAGCGTGCCGCTCTGCGACGCGAAGATCATCTTCTGGCCCTGCGTCTGGTCGACGGCGAGCGTGAGGATCGCCGTCGGTACCGCCTCGGTGTTCGTGTCCCCGTTGCTCGCCGGACGCAACGTCGTCGGGCCGACCGCGAGCACGCTGAGCTTCGGCAGCAGCAGCCGGGTGACCGGCCCGGTCGCGCCGGCGCCCGCCGCCGGCCCGGACACCGTCAGGAACACCGCGACGTCCGAGCCCGGCCGGACGAAGCCCGCGACGCGCTGCGGGTCGCCGAGCTGGAAGCTCATGCCGACCTTCCCGGACGGGATCGGCAGCACGCCGCTCGTCCCGGCCGCCGCGAACTTCTGCGGGATGATCTGCTCGCCCGGGTAGATGTCGCTGACGGCGATCAGGTCGCCGATCGAGCGCGCGTCCTGGAGGTACCCGGTCACCAGCGCCGAGCGCGGCACCGCCTGGAGCTTGAACGACCCCTGGCCCTCCGCCTGCGCCCCCGTCGTCCCGGCGCGGATCAGCGACTTGGCCACGAGCACGTTGACCGGCTCCTGGTCCCTCAGCGCCCGCTCGTCGGTGCGGTTGACGTAGGCGAACACGAGCGTCGTGCCCAGCGCCGCCACGACCAGCGCGGCGATGAGCAGCAGCGTACGGCGACCCACGACTCAGTCAGCCCCTCACGGTTGTCAGTCGGTACGGATGGAACGTCATCGGATGAGCCGGACCCTCAGCAGCGGCGTCGGCACCGAGTCGGACGGGTCCGGCGCCATGACCAGGTTGCCCTGGCCGGAGTTCTGGATCTTGTCGGCCCAGAACTGCGCGCCCTGCTGCTCCTGCGCCGCCTG
It encodes the following:
- a CDS encoding type II secretion system F family protein, translated to MRARAWLAAPLAALAVATAAVPAWAAGGRITQIDADHGTVKLVFSAGSLPDGVTVDPASVHVTVDGNAVEATAERLTGEAVERRAELVIDTSGSMKGEGITGAKTAGLAFLSAVPKDVRVGLVTFSDRAVVRVPPTTDREALRRAIAALQPAGETSLYDGVLLGLRELGKAGARSALVLSDGGDTRSRATLATVLATAKASGATVDTVAFQTAETAPVLGRIAQAGSGRLVAAARAGDVGAAFRATARALSNQLVVTATLPDTVVGPVTIAVSARAGSADLTDEALATVPAAPVTEGPPTAPPVSTDAGAFGSRTVLWIALGALFAGLLVMFALAFGSVGGDRQSGRMRRRLSLYTLTGRAAKEAPEPTALGDSGVARSAVELAGRVVRQRDLESRLARALERGGSALKPAEWLLIHAGATFGLALLFLLLTGGRALPTLCGLILGFALPYLYLKLKASRRGNAFMTQMPDTMQLLAGSLSAGYSLPQAIDAVVREGSQPIAGEFSRAIIESRLGVPIEDALDNIAARMDSKDFAWVVMAIRIQREVGGNLAEVLTTVANTMRERERVRRQVRVLSAEGRLSAWVLGGLPPIFALYLVLVRPEYIKPLFTTELGLAMIGTGALLFVAGVFWLRKVVKVEV
- the cpaB gene encoding Flp pilus assembly protein CpaB; the protein is MGRRTLLLIAALVVAALGTTLVFAYVNRTDERALRDQEPVNVLVAKSLIRAGTTGAQAEGQGSFKLQAVPRSALVTGYLQDARSIGDLIAVSDIYPGEQIIPQKFAAAGTSGVLPIPSGKVGMSFQLGDPQRVAGFVRPGSDVAVFLTVSGPAAGAGATGPVTRLLLPKLSVLAVGPTTLRPASNGDTNTEAVPTAILTLAVDQTQGQKMIFASQSGTLYFALLSKDSKVAPGPGTDARNLFS
- a CDS encoding P-loop NTPase, whose amino-acid sequence is MIVVVEPDALSQEALRGAAGSGAAVVPDLDTAARLLSETPDVSVVLIGPHVDLDAALALADSMRLSRPALGVVLVRPRMDTATLTEALRAGVREVVKERDLPGIQSAVQRAVDFSNALREQAGLTATTPESGPTGRLVTVFSAKGGAGKTTVSTNLAAALADGGKRNVCLVDLDLAFGDVAIALQLFPAHTLSDAVPMMDSLDEQAVAALLTPHSPGLTTLVAPVEPGAAESIPAPLVGRVLRVLKQMFDFVVVDTPPAFTDHVLAAFDESDFVALLATLDIPALKNLKLTLETLDLLNYPRDKWRIVLNRADSKVGLQLGEVEKTLRVPISVQIPSSRSVPASINRGVPIVLDEPGHPVSQAIRAFAEKEVAAGVTAKPLPASMRTDNRRFGLRRREKST
- a CDS encoding type II secretion system F family protein, whose protein sequence is MGDHAMLVLGLGAIFVSLALMLATVGALTSERAQVNRSLAAVRALEAVPESMRREAQPDFGDRVLTPTLHRLTGLGRRLTPGGQAERFRHKLEVAGSPPRWDADRVLAFKALGLLALGTFGFFLPLALGGSALPAIGLAVVLGVLGYFAPDLWLYQRAYERSEQIQRTLPDALDLLTISVEAGLGFDSALAQVARNTEGPLAEEFFRVLQEMQIGLGRADAFRALSERTNVADLRNFVTAMIQADVFGIPIANVLRVQAREMRIKRTQRAEEQAQKVPVKILFPLIFCILPVLFVVVIGPAAISIVENFV
- a CDS encoding CpaF family protein; the protein is MSLADRLAQAKKTKQPEPEQQATVTGGQTRQRQRHVDPFADVKRTVHQTLLENLGPTLYDARMTQSELETKVRQTLQEVLRHEETPLTTSDRTRIAQDIADDILGYGPLEPFLRDPDVTEVMVNGPDSIYIERAGKLYPVEGGFADDAHLRRTIEKIVGRVGRRVDESSPMVDARLPDGSRVNAIIPPLALDGSLLTIRKFSADPYRVDDLVGFGTMNRIVAEFLASCVSGRLNVLVSGGTGAGKTTTLNMLSSFIPEDERIVTIEDAAELQLDQEHVLRLEARPPNIEGRGEVTIRDLVRNSLRMRPDRIVVGEVRDAAALDMLQAMNTGHDGSICTIHANSPRDALSRLETMVLMAGLDLPVRAIREQVSNAIDLIVHQTRFKDGTRRITHVTEVVGMEGDVITLQDIFLFDHGMGFDENSRSKGVLKSTGLRPKFLDKLADAGVVVDPKVFAFEKFSR